One genomic segment of Labilithrix sp. includes these proteins:
- a CDS encoding serine/threonine protein kinase — protein sequence MISDRYKITHLIARGGMGKVYRAEQAPLGRLCAIKVLNPNYSGDADPEFHRRFFREASVTSKITHPNSVTIFDYGKTEDDILFMVMEYLEGKTLHQALREAGVFHEIRAGRIASQVCRALREAHHLGVIHRDLKPANIFLTRPSTRAPDVNGTIPPPTEDDEDFVKVLDFGLVKHLGERPEEQLTQTGLFMGSPKYMAPEQIQGGHVDERTDIYSLGIIMYEMLAGKVPFERATSVNILMAHVGEPPPPMREVNPNLLCSPAFEEIIMCCISKEPSQRFSTMDELLQAIRRAHGGSMTGQIVAHPGATGAYSVNNTGPPPPMRISQPPPPPWLPTPSPAPVPPGLAVYGARASASLKAAAAAAQSGYPPAVSATGPPPPMRPAYRSTPGVTGSHTGMGMIRAEQVADYSGVVEARPRSKIWVVFGILVAAGVGGGLGMLAFHYTAQTLPPAPGSVAPPSVEPPVVPPPVLPPVLPSASASAATSASLPVKPEKPEKTITIRVTSEPPGASVHEGGKELCAKTPCEVTFKGDDATKPHKLLLEAKGFKPETRTVKPNEKTLDAKLTKAGNTVAPSPSPKPAPKPDPSPTPSGFKDAYEK from the coding sequence GTGATCTCGGACCGCTACAAGATCACGCACCTCATCGCGCGCGGAGGGATGGGGAAGGTCTATCGCGCGGAGCAGGCGCCGCTCGGGCGCTTGTGCGCGATCAAGGTCCTCAACCCGAACTACAGCGGCGACGCCGATCCCGAGTTCCATCGCCGCTTCTTCCGCGAGGCGAGCGTCACCTCGAAGATCACGCACCCGAACTCGGTCACGATCTTCGACTACGGCAAGACCGAGGACGACATCCTCTTCATGGTCATGGAGTACCTGGAGGGCAAGACGCTCCACCAGGCGCTCCGCGAGGCGGGCGTGTTCCACGAGATCCGCGCCGGCCGCATCGCCTCGCAAGTGTGCCGCGCCCTCCGCGAGGCGCACCACCTCGGCGTCATCCATCGCGACCTCAAGCCCGCGAACATCTTCCTCACCCGTCCGTCGACGCGCGCGCCCGACGTGAACGGCACGATCCCGCCGCCGACGGAGGACGACGAGGACTTCGTGAAGGTCCTCGACTTCGGTCTCGTGAAGCACCTCGGCGAGCGCCCGGAGGAGCAGCTCACGCAGACCGGCCTCTTCATGGGCTCGCCGAAGTACATGGCGCCGGAGCAGATCCAGGGCGGTCACGTCGACGAGCGCACGGACATCTATTCGCTCGGCATCATCATGTACGAGATGCTCGCGGGGAAGGTCCCGTTCGAGCGCGCGACGAGCGTGAACATCCTGATGGCGCACGTCGGCGAGCCGCCGCCGCCGATGCGCGAGGTGAACCCGAACCTCCTCTGCTCGCCCGCGTTCGAGGAGATCATCATGTGCTGCATCTCGAAGGAGCCGAGCCAGCGCTTCTCGACGATGGACGAGCTCCTCCAGGCGATCCGCCGCGCGCACGGCGGCTCGATGACGGGCCAGATCGTGGCGCACCCGGGCGCGACCGGCGCGTACTCGGTGAACAACACGGGCCCGCCGCCGCCGATGCGCATCAGCCAGCCGCCGCCTCCGCCGTGGCTCCCGACGCCGAGCCCGGCCCCGGTCCCGCCGGGCCTCGCGGTCTACGGCGCGCGCGCGTCGGCCTCGCTCAAGGCCGCGGCCGCGGCGGCGCAGTCCGGTTATCCGCCGGCGGTGTCGGCGACGGGCCCGCCGCCGCCGATGCGCCCGGCGTACCGCTCCACGCCCGGCGTGACCGGCTCGCACACGGGCATGGGGATGATCCGCGCGGAGCAGGTCGCGGACTACTCGGGCGTGGTGGAGGCGCGCCCGCGCTCGAAGATCTGGGTCGTCTTCGGCATCCTCGTCGCGGCCGGCGTCGGCGGCGGCCTCGGCATGCTCGCGTTCCACTACACCGCGCAGACGCTGCCTCCGGCGCCGGGCTCGGTCGCGCCGCCGAGCGTCGAGCCGCCGGTGGTCCCGCCGCCCGTGCTCCCGCCGGTGCTGCCTTCGGCCTCGGCGTCCGCCGCCACATCCGCGTCTTTGCCGGTAAAACCGGAGAAGCCGGAAAAGACGATCACGATCCGCGTGACGAGCGAGCCGCCCGGCGCGAGCGTGCACGAGGGCGGCAAGGAGCTCTGCGCGAAGACGCCGTGCGAAGTGACCTTCAAGGGCGACGACGCGACGAAGCCGCACAAGCTGCTGCTCGAGGCGAAGGGCTTCAAGCCGGAGACGCGCACGGTGAAGCCGAACGAAAAGACCCTCGACGCGAAGCTCACGAAGGCGGGGAACACCGTCGCGCCGTCGCCTTCGCCGAAGCCCGCCCCGAAGCCGGACCCGTCACCCACCCCGAGCGGCTTCAAAGACGCCTACGAGAAGTAG
- a CDS encoding Uma2 family endonuclease: MYAEVLDGELYLTPRPRPRHARAAGELFGELRGPFDHGRGGPGGWTFLYEPELHLGRRPDIVDPDIAGWRAGRLPADVFSDEAPAAISVAPDWVCEVLSDSTEAIDRGKKRRIYRRESVGHYWLVDPREKLVEVYRLEGGRWVEVGEYEGDAVVRAEPFDAIELDLSLLWRRPARDP, from the coding sequence GTGTACGCCGAGGTCCTCGACGGCGAGCTTTACCTCACGCCGCGGCCCCGGCCTCGTCATGCACGCGCGGCGGGGGAGCTATTCGGAGAGCTTCGCGGTCCGTTCGATCACGGTCGCGGAGGGCCGGGCGGCTGGACGTTCCTCTACGAACCGGAGCTTCACCTCGGTCGGAGACCGGACATCGTCGATCCCGACATCGCCGGCTGGCGCGCCGGCCGCTTGCCTGCCGATGTCTTCAGCGACGAGGCGCCGGCCGCGATTTCCGTCGCTCCGGATTGGGTCTGCGAGGTGCTCTCCGACAGCACCGAGGCGATCGACCGCGGGAAGAAGCGGCGCATCTACCGGCGTGAGTCGGTCGGTCACTACTGGCTCGTCGATCCGCGCGAGAAGCTGGTCGAGGTCTATCGGCTCGAAGGCGGCCGCTGGGTCGAGGTCGGCGAATACGAAGGTGACGCGGTGGTGCGCGCGGAGCCGTTCGACGCGATCGAGCTCGATCTCTCGCTCCTCTGGAGAAGGCCCGCGCGCGATCCGTAG
- a CDS encoding GTP cyclohydrolase II produces the protein MHVPDRVIRPQPKTLWLASAELPTRFGTFSTHVFRTSVPGDGACQQEHVALVFGDIREKAAIPVRIHSECMTSEVFGSLKCDCKEQLDAAMADVARRGAGAVLYLRQEGRGIGLANKIRAYELQSKGHDTVDANRLLGLPDDAREYHAAKDMLDHFDVKSVLLMTNNPAKVSGLEGLGVKVEGRLPVVIAPTPFSRGYLEAKRTRMAHVLPSRLDAESAVHGEAE, from the coding sequence ATGCACGTCCCCGACAGGGTGATCCGGCCTCAGCCCAAGACGCTGTGGCTTGCCTCCGCCGAGCTGCCCACGCGTTTCGGTACCTTCTCGACCCACGTGTTCCGCACGAGCGTGCCGGGCGACGGCGCCTGCCAGCAGGAGCACGTCGCCCTCGTCTTCGGCGACATCCGAGAGAAAGCGGCCATCCCGGTCCGCATCCACTCGGAGTGCATGACGAGCGAGGTCTTCGGCTCGCTGAAGTGCGATTGCAAGGAGCAGCTCGACGCCGCGATGGCCGACGTCGCCCGCCGCGGCGCGGGCGCGGTGCTCTATCTCCGCCAGGAAGGCCGCGGGATCGGGCTCGCGAACAAGATCCGCGCGTACGAGCTGCAGTCCAAGGGCCACGACACGGTGGACGCGAACCGCCTCCTCGGCCTCCCCGACGATGCCCGCGAGTACCACGCCGCGAAGGACATGCTCGACCACTTCGACGTGAAGAGCGTCCTCCTCATGACGAACAACCCGGCCAAGGTCTCCGGCCTGGAGGGCCTCGGCGTCAAGGTCGAAGGGCGTCTCCCGGTCGTCATCGCGCCGACCCCGTTCTCCCGCGGATATCTCGAGGCCAAGCGGACCCGGATGGCCCACGTCCTCCCGTCCCGTCTCGACGCGGAATCGGCGGTACACGGCGAAGCCGAGTGA
- the holA gene encoding DNA polymerase III subunit delta encodes MTPHDAIQRAERGDLLPVWLLTGEERLLRDQALAAIAKAALAGGLAELNLDKYTAGETSIDKVLAATKTVPMMAKRRVVIVRGLERWDNANASAGDDEGKADIKALPPLDRLAEYAKAPIDTTCLVLVAEKLDGRRKLVTLAKKSGFQVDCATVESRQLPGWIAARADQKGHAIDRDVCELIAQIAGPDLSYLDDVLERLSLYVGRNESGGNPITEDAVATCVTRVRLADTWKLVDAASTKDLGKVLALFADVYDPRDRGLPLVGAIAWSLRQLLKLDSALREGASIDEAARRAGIYPAFRARDHAKKLKAFRPRELERWIVVVQETDVALKSSRRSADAILEEMFTRLCRRSA; translated from the coding sequence GTGACCCCGCACGACGCCATCCAACGCGCCGAGCGCGGCGACCTCCTCCCGGTGTGGCTCCTCACCGGCGAGGAGCGGTTGCTCCGCGATCAGGCCCTCGCCGCGATCGCGAAGGCCGCGCTCGCGGGCGGCCTCGCGGAGCTGAACCTCGACAAGTACACCGCCGGCGAGACGAGCATCGACAAGGTGCTCGCCGCGACGAAGACGGTGCCGATGATGGCGAAGCGCCGCGTCGTCATCGTGCGCGGGCTCGAGCGCTGGGACAACGCGAACGCGAGCGCCGGCGACGACGAAGGAAAGGCCGACATCAAGGCGCTGCCGCCGCTCGATCGCCTCGCCGAATACGCGAAGGCGCCGATCGACACGACCTGCCTCGTCCTCGTCGCGGAGAAGCTCGACGGCCGCCGCAAGCTCGTCACGCTCGCGAAGAAGAGCGGCTTCCAGGTCGACTGCGCCACCGTCGAGAGCCGTCAGCTCCCGGGCTGGATCGCGGCGCGCGCCGATCAGAAGGGCCACGCGATCGATCGCGACGTGTGCGAGCTCATCGCGCAGATCGCGGGCCCCGATCTCTCGTACCTCGACGACGTGCTCGAGCGCCTCTCGCTCTACGTCGGGCGGAACGAGAGCGGCGGCAACCCGATCACCGAGGACGCGGTCGCGACCTGCGTGACGCGCGTGCGCCTCGCCGACACGTGGAAGCTCGTCGACGCGGCGAGCACGAAGGACCTCGGCAAGGTCCTCGCGCTCTTCGCCGACGTCTACGACCCGCGCGATCGCGGCCTCCCGCTCGTCGGCGCGATCGCGTGGTCGCTGCGGCAGCTCCTCAAGCTCGACTCCGCGCTCCGCGAAGGCGCGAGCATCGACGAAGCCGCGCGCCGCGCCGGGATCTACCCCGCGTTCCGCGCGCGCGACCACGCGAAGAAGCTGAAGGCGTTCCGCCCGCGTGAGCTCGAACGCTGGATCGTCGTCGTGCAGGAGACGGACGTCGCGCTCAAGAGCTCGCGCCGCTCCGCGGACGCCATCCTCGAGGAGATGTTCACGCGGCTCTGCCGGCGCTCGGCATGA
- a CDS encoding HPF/RaiA family ribosome-associated protein, producing MRIEVRASNVAISEALALHIRRKLELALRRHAVRVEDVVVRLVDQNGPKGGPDKRCTMSAHLSSPVESVLAAATDADAYVAVGHAAARLGARATRAIRRDRRPSRARRPSRARRPSRRARLEAAAADEA from the coding sequence ATGAGGATCGAAGTCCGCGCCTCCAACGTCGCGATCTCGGAGGCGCTCGCGCTGCACATTCGACGCAAGCTCGAGCTCGCGCTCCGGCGCCACGCCGTGCGCGTCGAGGACGTCGTCGTCCGCCTCGTCGACCAGAACGGTCCGAAGGGTGGACCGGACAAGCGTTGCACGATGTCGGCGCATCTCTCGTCGCCGGTCGAGAGCGTGCTCGCGGCGGCGACGGACGCCGACGCTTACGTCGCCGTCGGGCACGCGGCGGCGCGGCTCGGCGCGCGCGCCACGCGGGCCATTCGCCGTGACCGGCGGCCGAGCCGCGCCCGGCGGCCGAGCCGCGCCCGGCGGCCGAGCCGTCGCGCACGGCTCGAGGCCGCCGCCGCGGACGAGGCGTGA
- a CDS encoding thrombospondin type 3 repeat-containing protein: MKPGVFGIDPKNRQRVEVALHGWLPAGPVGPFGTGDRGSAALSPVQLALSDRIEIGHYRDVFVTVGGEIGLTQAVGVPIFRAVAAIGWSPRAHDMDDDGIKDDVDGCPQHPEDIDGFEDSDGCPDLDNDQDNIIDREDACPNVKGVPSSDPKKNGCPLPDADGDGVEDAKDACPNEKGVPNADPRLNGCAPKDSDGDGIDDVIDKCPTQAEDKDGFEDEDGCPDPDNDGDGVNDQDDACPNVKGDPSTDPRINGCPNPDRDGDTYPNDEDKCPDGAEVFNGVDDEDGCPDEGGKPLITIDDKDPKRPILKLAAPIKIGGTKELPEVDPASVVVLRALAQELNKHPEWTVAIGARPTAPDAQLDALARSFAVVRVLSTFSRRDGEAETVGWDAVKNQPGAAASGLGFTILVAPKP; the protein is encoded by the coding sequence ATGAAGCCCGGCGTCTTCGGCATCGATCCGAAGAACCGCCAGCGGGTCGAGGTCGCGCTCCACGGCTGGCTGCCGGCCGGCCCGGTCGGTCCCTTCGGCACCGGCGATCGCGGGAGCGCGGCGCTCTCCCCCGTCCAGCTCGCGCTCTCGGACCGCATCGAGATCGGTCACTACCGCGACGTCTTCGTCACCGTCGGCGGCGAGATCGGCCTCACGCAGGCGGTCGGCGTCCCGATCTTCCGCGCGGTCGCGGCGATCGGCTGGTCGCCGCGCGCGCACGACATGGACGACGACGGGATCAAGGACGACGTCGACGGCTGCCCGCAGCACCCCGAGGACATCGACGGCTTCGAGGACTCCGACGGCTGTCCCGACCTCGACAACGATCAGGACAACATCATCGATCGCGAGGACGCGTGCCCCAACGTGAAGGGCGTGCCGTCGAGCGATCCGAAGAAGAACGGCTGCCCGCTCCCCGACGCCGACGGCGACGGGGTCGAGGACGCGAAGGACGCGTGCCCGAACGAGAAGGGCGTGCCGAACGCGGACCCGCGGCTCAACGGCTGCGCGCCCAAGGACAGCGACGGCGACGGCATCGACGACGTGATCGACAAGTGCCCCACCCAGGCCGAGGACAAGGACGGCTTCGAGGACGAGGACGGCTGCCCCGATCCCGACAACGACGGCGACGGCGTGAACGATCAGGACGACGCGTGTCCGAACGTGAAGGGCGACCCGTCGACCGATCCGAGGATCAACGGCTGCCCGAACCCGGATCGCGACGGCGACACCTACCCCAACGACGAGGACAAGTGTCCCGACGGCGCCGAGGTCTTCAACGGCGTCGACGACGAGGACGGCTGCCCCGACGAAGGCGGCAAGCCCCTCATCACGATCGACGACAAGGACCCGAAGCGCCCGATCCTCAAGCTCGCCGCGCCGATCAAGATCGGCGGGACGAAGGAGCTCCCCGAGGTCGACCCCGCGAGCGTCGTCGTCCTGCGCGCGCTCGCGCAGGAGCTGAACAAACACCCCGAGTGGACCGTCGCGATCGGCGCGCGGCCGACCGCGCCGGACGCGCAGCTCGACGCGCTCGCGCGGAGCTTCGCGGTCGTGCGCGTGCTCTCGACCTTCTCGCGCCGCGACGGCGAAGCCGAGACGGTCGGCTGGGACGCGGTGAAGAACCAGCCCGGCGCCGCCGCGTCGGGGCTCGGGTTCACCATCCTCGTCGCGCCGAAGCCGTGA
- a CDS encoding VOC family protein gives MTTFTEHKQGTFSWIELATKDAAQAKKFYGELFGWSFEDMPAGPDLIYSMCNIGGKHVGALYQMGAEMAKEVPPHWDSYVTVNDVDATTKKVAPAGGKVVKEPFDVLDVGRMSVVQDPTGATLCLWQAKKHIGASIKDDPGTLCWNEVYTSNVDRAGKFYSEVLGWKLDPVDMGPMGVYTLFKAPGVEDSVGGMMGITKDMGDVPSHWCAYIATNDVDASAKKATDLGGTIMVPPTDIPNIGRFSIVSDPGGAMFALYKNMH, from the coding sequence ATGACGACTTTCACCGAGCACAAGCAGGGCACGTTCTCGTGGATCGAGCTGGCGACGAAGGACGCCGCGCAGGCGAAGAAGTTCTACGGTGAGCTCTTCGGTTGGTCCTTCGAGGACATGCCGGCCGGGCCGGACCTGATCTACTCGATGTGCAACATCGGCGGGAAACACGTCGGCGCGCTCTATCAAATGGGCGCGGAGATGGCGAAGGAGGTGCCCCCGCACTGGGACTCGTACGTCACCGTGAACGACGTCGACGCGACGACGAAGAAGGTCGCGCCCGCGGGCGGCAAGGTGGTGAAGGAGCCGTTCGACGTGCTCGACGTCGGCCGCATGTCCGTCGTCCAGGACCCGACCGGCGCCACGCTCTGTCTGTGGCAGGCGAAGAAGCACATCGGCGCGTCGATCAAGGACGACCCGGGCACGCTGTGCTGGAACGAGGTCTACACGTCGAACGTCGATCGCGCGGGCAAGTTCTACAGCGAGGTGCTCGGGTGGAAGCTCGACCCGGTGGACATGGGGCCGATGGGCGTCTACACGCTCTTCAAGGCGCCGGGGGTCGAGGACTCGGTCGGCGGCATGATGGGCATCACGAAGGACATGGGGGACGTCCCCTCGCACTGGTGCGCGTACATCGCGACGAACGACGTCGACGCGTCGGCGAAGAAGGCGACGGACCTCGGCGGAACGATCATGGTCCCGCCGACCGACATCCCGAACATCGGCCGCTTCTCGATCGTCTCCGATCCGGGCGGCGCGATGTTTGCGCTCTACAAGAACATGCACTGA
- a CDS encoding sigma 54-dependent Fis family transcriptional regulator, translated as MFEGTKSLQFRPRSIKLRAATLRVTKGPDTGRTVKLDQPSFVIGVGESADFRLTDPAVSREHLRFALMPAGIRVRDEGSKNGTYCGGLRVHDVLVTSDVAFSIGETMIAVTLATESIELPLSTSDRFGDAIGVSAAMRHLFAQLEKAAATDLTILIEGESGVGKDVLARAVHAKSARANEPFVVADCSAIPEQLIESELFGHERGAFTGADRARKGVVEEANGGTLFLDEIGELPLDMQPKLLRVMEQREVRPVGSSAVRPINVRFVAATNRRLTEAARTGEFRSDLFYRLAVIRASVPALRDRTDDILPIARAMLRSLKRDEDADFPEDFASMLTAYTWPGNVRELRNVVERHAMLGEGAKGLFDEAMETAKVPEMDLADLTFHEARKLVMDRFEERYLPQVLERASGNMTKAAELAGVARPSFYRMMERLRPAKKE; from the coding sequence ATGTTCGAAGGGACCAAGAGCCTCCAGTTCCGTCCGCGCAGCATCAAGCTCCGCGCCGCGACGCTGCGCGTGACGAAGGGTCCCGACACCGGCCGGACGGTGAAGCTCGATCAGCCGTCGTTCGTGATCGGCGTCGGCGAGTCCGCCGACTTCCGGCTCACCGATCCCGCCGTGTCGCGCGAGCATCTCCGCTTCGCGCTCATGCCGGCCGGCATCCGCGTGCGCGACGAGGGCAGCAAGAACGGCACCTATTGCGGCGGCCTCCGCGTCCACGACGTGCTCGTGACGAGCGACGTCGCCTTCAGCATCGGCGAGACGATGATCGCGGTCACGCTCGCGACGGAGTCGATCGAGCTGCCGCTCAGCACGAGCGATCGCTTCGGCGACGCGATCGGCGTCTCGGCCGCGATGCGCCACCTCTTCGCGCAGCTCGAGAAGGCGGCCGCGACCGACCTCACGATCCTGATCGAGGGCGAGAGCGGCGTCGGCAAGGACGTCCTCGCGCGCGCGGTCCACGCGAAGAGCGCGCGCGCGAACGAGCCGTTCGTCGTCGCCGACTGCAGCGCGATCCCGGAGCAGCTGATCGAGAGCGAGCTCTTCGGCCACGAGCGCGGCGCGTTCACCGGCGCCGATCGCGCGCGCAAGGGCGTCGTCGAAGAGGCGAACGGCGGCACGCTCTTCCTCGACGAGATCGGCGAGCTCCCGCTCGACATGCAGCCGAAGCTCCTCCGCGTGATGGAGCAGCGCGAGGTGCGCCCCGTCGGCTCGAGCGCGGTCCGCCCGATCAACGTGCGCTTCGTCGCGGCGACGAACCGCCGCCTCACCGAGGCCGCGCGCACGGGCGAGTTCCGGAGTGACCTCTTCTACCGCCTCGCCGTCATCCGCGCGTCGGTCCCGGCGCTGCGCGATCGCACCGACGACATCCTGCCGATCGCGCGCGCGATGCTGCGCTCGCTGAAGCGCGACGAGGACGCCGACTTCCCGGAGGACTTCGCCTCGATGCTCACGGCGTACACGTGGCCCGGCAACGTGCGCGAGCTCCGCAACGTCGTCGAGCGTCACGCGATGCTGGGCGAGGGCGCGAAGGGCCTCTTCGACGAGGCGATGGAGACGGCGAAGGTGCCGGAGATGGACCTCGCCGATCTCACGTTCCACGAGGCGCGCAAGCTCGTGATGGACCGCTTCGAGGAGCGCTACCTGCCGCAGGTGCTCGAGCGCGCGAGCGGCAACATGACGAAGGCCGCAGAGCTCGCCGGCGTCGCGCGCCCGTCGTTCTACCGGATGATGGAGCGCCTCCGTCCGGCGAAGAAAGAATGA
- a CDS encoding protein kinase, with translation MTRAPREIGGYQLVRPLGEGGMARVYLALSKRAAGFSKLIVLKVLRQSGEEDPELRRMFLDEARVAALLSHPNVVQTYEAGEDAGELYLAMEYLEGKALSQILAGDGFEQIDRDVHLHVIAEGLLGLHYAHDLADVDGRPLHVVHRDVSPQNLFVTYEGQAKLVDFGIAKISGSQKTESGVIKGKVGYIAPELLAGRVVDRRADVFAAGVMIWEALACRKLVSRTEDDMSALARRLDGRDPSIRKHALPGTPPALLEICEKAMAREPEDRYATALELHDALAGFLSSVRLEPRAVARMMQSRFAKHRAASKKATEDAIATAGRDGAEEGAAHTATMTLAANPSGPHLALPASTQLLAPPPVSSRPAPSGPLPLHPAAPSSRPAPSVSTADVQVSDLRPSRAPQPASGLSMMSLAVVGVLIGVVAAGSLIVWRTAAEKPPPAVVEEVRLTVDVQPASAVVTLDGNVQSTHFSQMVPKGTVLQLEAKADGYVTTARELRADADTNLTLALARQEPAAAPSAAQQEPAAAPRPAPKPRGKPKPAGRPIDDGDPYR, from the coding sequence ATGACGCGCGCGCCGCGCGAGATCGGTGGGTACCAGCTCGTGCGCCCCCTCGGTGAGGGCGGGATGGCGCGCGTGTACCTCGCGCTCTCGAAGCGCGCGGCGGGCTTCTCGAAGCTCATCGTCCTCAAGGTGCTGCGGCAGAGCGGAGAGGAGGACCCCGAGCTGCGGCGGATGTTCCTCGACGAGGCGCGCGTCGCGGCGCTCTTGTCGCATCCGAACGTCGTCCAGACGTACGAGGCCGGCGAAGACGCGGGCGAGCTGTACCTCGCGATGGAGTACCTCGAAGGCAAGGCGCTCAGCCAGATCCTCGCCGGCGACGGCTTCGAGCAGATCGATCGCGACGTCCACCTCCACGTCATCGCGGAGGGCCTCCTCGGCCTGCACTACGCCCACGACCTCGCCGACGTCGACGGGCGGCCGCTCCACGTCGTGCATCGAGACGTGTCTCCGCAGAACCTCTTCGTGACGTACGAAGGACAGGCCAAGCTCGTCGACTTCGGCATCGCGAAGATCTCCGGCTCGCAGAAGACCGAGTCGGGCGTGATCAAGGGCAAGGTCGGCTACATCGCGCCGGAGCTCCTCGCCGGGCGCGTCGTCGATCGCCGCGCGGACGTGTTCGCCGCCGGCGTCATGATCTGGGAGGCGCTCGCGTGCCGGAAGCTCGTGTCGCGGACGGAGGACGACATGAGCGCGCTCGCGCGCCGGCTCGACGGCCGCGATCCCTCGATCCGCAAGCACGCGCTGCCGGGGACGCCGCCGGCGCTGCTCGAGATCTGCGAGAAGGCGATGGCGCGCGAGCCCGAGGATCGCTACGCGACCGCGCTCGAGCTGCACGACGCGCTCGCGGGCTTCCTCTCCTCCGTGCGCCTCGAGCCGCGCGCCGTCGCGCGCATGATGCAGTCGCGGTTCGCGAAGCACCGCGCGGCGTCGAAGAAGGCGACCGAGGACGCGATCGCCACCGCCGGCCGCGACGGCGCGGAGGAGGGCGCGGCCCACACGGCGACGATGACCCTCGCCGCGAACCCGTCGGGGCCGCACCTCGCGCTGCCCGCGTCGACGCAGCTCCTCGCGCCGCCGCCGGTATCGAGCCGCCCCGCGCCGAGCGGGCCGCTCCCCCTCCATCCCGCGGCGCCATCGAGCCGGCCGGCGCCGTCGGTGTCGACCGCGGACGTGCAGGTCTCCGACCTGCGTCCTTCGCGCGCGCCGCAGCCGGCGAGCGGGCTCTCGATGATGAGCCTCGCCGTCGTCGGCGTGCTCATCGGCGTCGTCGCGGCGGGCAGCCTCATCGTCTGGCGCACCGCGGCCGAGAAGCCGCCGCCCGCCGTCGTCGAGGAGGTACGGCTCACGGTCGACGTGCAGCCCGCGAGCGCGGTCGTCACGCTCGACGGCAACGTGCAAAGTACACATTTTTCGCAGATGGTGCCGAAGGGCACGGTGCTCCAGCTCGAGGCGAAGGCGGACGGCTACGTGACGACGGCGCGCGAGCTCCGCGCCGACGCGGACACGAACCTCACGCTCGCGCTGGCGCGACAGGAGCCCGCGGCCGCGCCTTCCGCCGCCCAGCAGGAGCCCGCGGCCGCGCCGCGACCAGCGCCGAAGCCGCGCGGCAAGCCGAAGCCGGCGGGGCGCCCGATCGACGACGGCGATCCGTATCGATGA